A single Mesomycoplasma ovipneumoniae DNA region contains:
- a CDS encoding MGA_1079 family surface serine endopeptidase, which produces MYRKKAKTNPIFLFGVSIFSLVVASCSTSNSNSFQNYTDPNKNLQKNQVDNFFLQYPNFPEAIKNKIKDSLNISSQNFSNSEYMPKLSQFVEQYSSVLDLFGKFESNFKSKTIDKSFSVNEDKYNNLKSEIESFNQKILNSSNFETKLDEFLTKISELNAEITKTNETFSQELSTFSWFNTVLKHANLVNLKVLSAQINDKITTLYKNDNKQEIENFTSNLLILENIITQIKSIKNEYSTEKNEAFNNLITNFNSNINSDNLINNVTDSIENLKNIQTNLEKIVNESAGKNEKLQELKKTAILDVENATNLSQSVQSNFKEKINKSITESQISEIKTFISELENVASLLSSLKTEKIKLENEPNYLNSENKTELDELISSLNFLDEDNKLALNEDISTNTKYFLSNALTVHENVKSEIARLNGDVKLNEAKKTLENQLLPDKFSSNFISNVKTLANSKKLVSDIKDISSSILKLADSLDLYNVEVKNSQLLLNNSSTSATNKQQLEEKNNKIKEKLDQNLRLNEFDSENLPRFVDDFANLVTSFSQTILDSKAQNEQIVQEKPPAKVAQNLSDFKQQAQNALKISLDDQGLDRHSIKKYLTSASFNIQNANLWLKQPQNDEINFKLLDLSLDSKDRNILVLNYEATSVKNPLHSTILSTQLPIPNSDVDLNEIISSLKIDSLDDYFDIYYNSFLDFEKENFLKQDVKKFISENFSQSKQTIGNFFYVVLPDQPELTFTSDNKISLKLEIKFNNQVIKTVAVTSNNQIKFKEKDNLPVKIGYTQEFKNTSFYNQTYLSDSEYVAFDFTRSKDPLDYFWQIEEPSGAGGVGSYWFYKYLLKPALESLQKAGQIPSNKKLKTLKDYPKVVKVSEFGLENPTQQDELSKAELDKIFDQILKDQQFFTYEIPENATISLSTFDVNNEKRRVLTSSTTQSISLKLLIKKGQYTKEEIIQFAPKDFLKPILSPRDKADLSLIEKILSDSTGKELFKNTKINNIDNTHGQISLAGKTNSEIIDSLNKLYTFAKIGKFEIFAKDVISTDILKGQAKIFFWYKYNGLEYPLIVEGTTRTDVFKTEKAINFSNWLPATYSDIKPKNGSNFTSDDFSPIVEKTRQYGRDILTPNEIPNEDKSIIDQINSRHFDYRKVTGEFYKKAQKEIKYRLIDPADIVEQKAESKLNYLLQIKANNHSTQNTDLNKFVNKEVKLEGEDKKSVQNTEKLPIIVEKPIFFNEDPQVSLNTSKILNNYFVYYYDVKTTNKPGEMTFKLGFINKHNTKMRYSSKKDIKLQNLENDYKNKLYPEVILNKIKYSDLVVKNNSSLTRNALNNSNFKDLFDIKEQALQYNNFKISKENLQFLETKKHNNKLYFRLKYVDGQYVVEGSTWYFLTNINNQNIQANIDLDTQKPLVTLFESEKEVTRSREIEPYYKDLYWNYDNSTKTAKWTLKEKYFSQTFLNNNSKNRKINLQLFGNALVQNTRRLTRISGGKDLTTNKPTKGGYDFVFDFEKLAKGEIIAITEQTKNVFFEDSKKKFENFSFNLSAQYIKDQGIEFKLWLNDPNLGLIVDNVFNHVEQGPGFYTSPKFDTFDPKKAFILHKAGARVHIEYTNSLENEDFGSKTNQFDYKNLDYTNEEQPISFFTNSDVYNLEKYNPNQNVPYKLHEGYLQDSEFLHKSWDTKKFPLAKNLLARTFGFSFGSATMLAKVNNDPDDGKFYIITNNHVEGGASFDLNTLFGKDLTKYLSDTRYMAIGSKYYSNSIDGGYSYWGGPNAVKNVPTWIVWTGIKQPDVDGKNPKNVDITVLIVDIKPLIKAAYESGEFQKAAWLLNWYKLPNLKLNSNGQTDLTFFGQNVKHFGMNGFPYAKQSGYIINRANSDQQNVTILNQKGYTPSYFNAGNSGTGVLGSDDEYISTINGGSPLTFLQSWNYSTATHNYFGINWQNEKPLELKSKYSLSSMIMRLNAQNPREYSLPWFFKDFEK; this is translated from the coding sequence ATGTACAGAAAAAAAGCAAAAACCAACCCAATATTTTTATTCGGGGTTAGTATTTTTTCACTTGTTGTTGCCTCTTGTTCAACCTCAAACTCAAATTCATTTCAAAATTACACCGATCCAAATAAAAATCTTCAAAAAAATCAGGTAGATAATTTTTTTCTTCAGTATCCTAATTTTCCTGAAGCTATTAAAAATAAAATAAAAGATTCCTTAAATATTTCCTCACAAAATTTCTCAAATTCAGAATATATGCCCAAACTTTCTCAATTTGTAGAACAATACTCATCAGTATTAGATTTGTTTGGAAAATTCGAGTCGAATTTTAAATCTAAGACAATTGATAAGTCTTTTAGTGTTAACGAGGACAAATACAATAATTTAAAAAGTGAAATTGAATCATTTAATCAAAAAATTCTAAATTCATCTAATTTTGAAACTAAATTGGATGAGTTTTTGACCAAAATAAGTGAATTAAACGCAGAAATTACTAAAACCAACGAGACCTTTAGCCAGGAACTTTCAACTTTTAGTTGATTTAACACAGTTTTAAAACACGCAAACCTTGTTAATCTTAAAGTCTTAAGTGCGCAAATTAACGACAAAATTACCACTTTATATAAAAATGATAACAAGCAAGAAATTGAAAATTTCACCTCAAATTTACTCATTTTGGAAAATATTATTACTCAAATTAAATCAATAAAAAATGAATATTCAACTGAGAAAAATGAAGCTTTCAATAATTTAATTACAAATTTTAATTCAAATATAAATTCTGATAACTTAATTAACAATGTCACTGATTCAATTGAAAATCTTAAAAATATCCAAACTAATTTAGAAAAAATTGTTAATGAGTCAGCAGGAAAAAACGAAAAACTACAAGAATTAAAGAAAACTGCTATTTTAGATGTTGAGAATGCCACTAATTTATCCCAAAGTGTTCAAAGTAATTTTAAAGAAAAAATAAATAAGTCAATTACTGAATCACAAATTAGTGAAATTAAGACATTTATTTCAGAATTAGAAAACGTTGCATCGCTTCTATCTTCATTGAAAACAGAAAAAATAAAGCTAGAAAATGAGCCTAATTATTTAAATTCTGAAAATAAAACGGAATTAGATGAGTTAATTAGTTCGCTAAATTTTTTAGATGAAGACAATAAACTTGCATTAAATGAAGATATTTCCACTAATACAAAATATTTTTTATCTAATGCTTTGACAGTCCATGAAAATGTAAAATCAGAAATAGCACGTCTTAATGGTGATGTTAAACTAAACGAAGCTAAAAAAACTTTGGAAAATCAATTATTACCGGACAAATTTAGTTCCAATTTTATTTCTAATGTTAAAACACTGGCAAATTCAAAAAAATTAGTTTCTGATATTAAAGATATAAGTTCTAGCATTTTAAAATTAGCAGATTCCCTTGATTTATATAATGTTGAAGTAAAAAATTCTCAATTATTATTGAATAACTCAAGTACATCTGCAACAAATAAGCAACAACTTGAAGAAAAAAATAACAAAATTAAAGAAAAATTAGACCAAAATCTTCGACTTAATGAATTTGATAGTGAAAATTTACCCAGATTTGTTGATGATTTTGCTAATTTAGTCACTTCATTTTCACAGACAATTTTAGATTCAAAAGCGCAAAATGAACAAATTGTGCAAGAAAAACCACCAGCAAAAGTTGCGCAAAATTTATCAGATTTTAAACAACAAGCTCAAAATGCCCTAAAAATTAGTCTTGATGACCAAGGGCTTGACCGTCATAGTATAAAAAAATATCTTACTTCTGCTTCTTTTAACATTCAAAATGCAAATCTTTGGTTAAAACAACCACAAAATGATGAAATAAATTTCAAATTATTAGACTTATCATTAGATAGTAAAGACAGAAATATTCTAGTCCTTAATTATGAGGCGACTTCAGTAAAAAACCCTTTACATTCAACGATTTTATCTACCCAACTTCCAATTCCTAATAGTGATGTTGACTTAAATGAGATAATCTCTTCATTAAAAATAGATTCTCTTGATGACTATTTTGATATTTACTATAATTCTTTCCTTGATTTTGAAAAAGAAAATTTCCTTAAGCAAGACGTAAAAAAATTTATTTCAGAAAATTTTTCCCAATCAAAACAAACAATCGGAAATTTTTTCTACGTTGTATTACCAGACCAACCTGAATTAACTTTTACCAGTGATAATAAAATATCTTTAAAATTAGAAATTAAATTCAATAACCAAGTTATTAAAACAGTCGCTGTTACATCCAACAATCAAATTAAGTTTAAAGAAAAAGATAACTTGCCAGTAAAAATTGGATATACTCAAGAATTTAAAAACACCAGTTTTTATAATCAAACCTACCTTAGTGATTCTGAATATGTTGCTTTTGATTTTACTAGATCAAAAGATCCATTAGATTATTTTTGGCAAATTGAAGAGCCTTCAGGTGCCGGTGGGGTTGGCAGTTATTGATTTTATAAATATTTATTAAAACCAGCTTTAGAATCATTGCAAAAAGCAGGACAAATTCCATCAAATAAAAAACTTAAAACTCTTAAAGATTACCCTAAAGTTGTAAAAGTTTCAGAATTTGGTTTAGAAAACCCGACACAACAAGATGAGTTAAGTAAGGCAGAACTTGATAAAATTTTTGATCAAATTTTAAAAGATCAACAATTTTTTACCTACGAAATTCCTGAAAATGCCACAATTTCGCTTTCAACTTTTGATGTTAATAATGAAAAAAGAAGAGTTTTAACCTCAAGTACGACTCAAAGTATTTCCTTAAAGTTATTAATAAAAAAAGGCCAATACACTAAAGAAGAAATTATACAATTTGCGCCTAAAGATTTCTTAAAACCGATTTTATCACCGCGTGATAAAGCTGATTTATCGTTAATTGAAAAAATTTTAAGCGATTCTACCGGTAAAGAATTATTTAAAAACACAAAAATTAACAATATCGATAATACCCATGGTCAAATTTCACTAGCCGGAAAAACGAATTCAGAAATAATTGACTCACTTAACAAGCTTTATACATTTGCTAAAATAGGTAAATTTGAAATTTTTGCAAAAGATGTTATTTCTACAGACATTTTAAAAGGTCAGGCAAAAATTTTCTTTTGATACAAATATAATGGCCTAGAATATCCGCTAATTGTTGAAGGAACTACACGTACTGATGTTTTCAAAACTGAAAAAGCCATTAATTTTTCAAATTGACTGCCAGCCACTTATAGCGATATTAAGCCTAAAAATGGTTCTAATTTCACCAGCGATGATTTTTCACCAATTGTAGAAAAAACAAGACAATATGGGAGAGACATCTTAACACCTAATGAGATTCCTAATGAAGATAAATCAATAATTGATCAAATTAATAGTCGCCACTTTGATTATCGCAAAGTAACCGGTGAATTTTATAAAAAAGCACAAAAAGAAATAAAATATAGACTAATTGACCCGGCCGATATTGTTGAACAAAAAGCTGAATCAAAGTTAAATTATTTACTTCAAATTAAAGCTAACAATCATAGCACCCAAAATACTGATTTAAATAAGTTTGTAAATAAAGAAGTCAAACTTGAGGGTGAAGACAAAAAAAGTGTACAAAACACTGAAAAATTACCAATAATTGTCGAAAAGCCAATATTTTTTAATGAGGATCCTCAAGTTTCACTTAACACTTCAAAAATTTTAAATAATTATTTTGTCTATTATTATGATGTTAAAACCACTAACAAACCAGGCGAAATGACTTTTAAACTTGGTTTTATTAACAAACACAACACAAAAATGCGTTATAGTTCTAAGAAAGACATAAAATTACAAAACTTAGAAAACGATTATAAAAATAAACTTTATCCTGAAGTAATTCTAAATAAAATCAAATATTCTGATTTAGTTGTCAAAAATAATAGTTCACTAACAAGAAACGCGTTAAATAATAGCAATTTTAAAGATCTTTTCGACATCAAAGAGCAAGCTCTTCAATATAACAATTTTAAAATCTCAAAGGAAAATTTACAATTTCTTGAGACAAAAAAACATAATAATAAATTATATTTCCGTCTAAAATATGTTGATGGACAATATGTTGTTGAAGGTTCGACTTGATATTTTTTAACAAATATTAATAACCAAAATATTCAAGCCAATATAGATTTAGACACACAAAAGCCATTAGTTACTTTATTTGAATCTGAAAAAGAAGTAACTAGAAGTCGTGAAATTGAACCTTATTATAAAGATTTATATTGAAATTACGATAATTCTACAAAAACAGCTAAATGAACATTAAAAGAAAAATATTTTTCTCAAACATTTTTAAATAATAACTCAAAAAACCGGAAAATAAATCTACAATTATTTGGAAATGCTTTAGTTCAAAATACCCGAAGGCTTACCCGAATTAGTGGAGGAAAGGACTTAACCACAAACAAACCAACTAAGGGCGGTTATGATTTTGTTTTTGACTTTGAAAAATTGGCAAAAGGTGAAATAATAGCAATTACTGAACAAACCAAAAATGTATTTTTTGAAGATTCGAAGAAAAAATTCGAGAATTTTAGTTTCAATCTAAGTGCACAATACATCAAAGATCAAGGGATTGAATTTAAATTATGACTAAATGATCCTAATCTTGGTTTGATAGTTGATAATGTTTTTAATCATGTTGAACAAGGTCCTGGCTTCTATACTAGCCCAAAATTTGACACTTTTGATCCAAAAAAAGCCTTTATTTTACATAAAGCCGGAGCAAGAGTTCATATTGAATATACAAACTCGCTTGAAAATGAAGATTTTGGTTCTAAAACAAATCAATTTGATTATAAAAATCTTGACTACACTAATGAAGAGCAACCAATTTCATTTTTCACCAATTCAGATGTTTACAATTTAGAAAAATATAATCCAAACCAAAATGTTCCTTATAAATTACATGAAGGATATTTACAAGATTCAGAGTTTTTACATAAATCTTGAGATACTAAAAAATTCCCGCTGGCAAAAAATTTATTAGCTAGAACATTTGGCTTTAGTTTTGGAAGTGCAACTATGCTTGCAAAAGTAAATAATGACCCAGATGATGGTAAATTTTACATAATCACAAATAATCATGTCGAAGGTGGCGCAAGTTTCGATTTAAATACTCTTTTTGGTAAAGATTTAACTAAATATTTATCAGATACTCGCTACATGGCTATTGGAAGTAAATATTATTCTAATTCAATTGATGGTGGTTATAGCTATTGAGGTGGACCAAACGCCGTCAAAAATGTTCCTACTTGGATAGTTTGAACCGGTATTAAACAACCGGATGTAGACGGAAAAAATCCAAAAAATGTTGACATAACTGTTTTAATAGTTGATATTAAACCTTTAATTAAAGCAGCTTATGAAAGTGGTGAGTTCCAAAAAGCAGCCTGATTATTGAATTGATATAAACTACCTAACTTAAAATTAAATTCAAATGGTCAAACAGATTTAACATTTTTTGGTCAAAACGTTAAACATTTTGGAATGAATGGATTCCCTTATGCAAAACAAAGTGGTTATATAATTAACAGGGCTAATTCAGATCAACAAAATGTTACTATTTTGAATCAAAAAGGTTATACTCCATCATATTTTAATGCTGGTAATTCCGGAACTGGAGTATTAGGCTCAGATGATGAGTATATTTCAACAATTAATGGAGGTTCGCCGCTGACATTTTTACAAAGTTGGAATTATTCAACAGCAACTCATAATTATTTTGGAATAAACTGACAAAATGAAAAACCACTTGAACTAAAAAGTAAATATAGTTTGTCTTCAATGATAATGAGATTAAATGCTCAAAATCCGCGTGAATACAGTCTTCCTTGGTTTTTCAAGGATTTTGAAAAATAA
- a CDS encoding P97 family adhesin: protein MPKNTNRLAIALTAVGGIAIFATTIGLVTRIRYTGENPRAELENLVSRVQNVAFKSDVFDDSTTYSQIKAQLFDQSGKLLAGTDLNKFISFYTQVNSKLRKFEPTFAPNKPFLEFIDLIPNDNDQSFELRFRAKHQIDNNHTAFSTIISKKVSYAQRSQFALAEFNSNLEKITKSFKENIQNLRRTDFGSSVINPSLTDQKIASLTRAEDFAADINRAGTQSEAVEKISQYFPDFQKLINELNFDKNNFFAFKQGTIYNFSLEKHPGTNNFISVGPNSVPSFLVKAELSDDAKFELKNFNIEDAQLLEKIDLVPQGSSSFESGQGQETAEKQAKQATYFADVDDILSKISLRKLQFIDFKVGSNPVTDQAQVQATTQASLLVSGNPEIRQLVQVAADLTQAQTQPQAEQPTGQQGSTGEQGSAGTGGMAAAGGAGSTGATTEQQPDGQTGEQQPETTPAEPEDETKELVKYLEISTRTINDFFASFNKKIYSSVREKSKEVVDKINSELLIKPISLDFGEFNKYFDKKQPQGVDFYLDLSKAQEKDGVNSDNSNLEIPVVINLYSSFFGDTENKLLGSKTSVFEIPNFKKVMAGSAGTGTDIASNLDTERKTFYNLDGLPTTSSSQPTSVTVSTAAAATTPGNKQIRIGSTTAYISKTELENLIGTTQTSGTGGEGTEQTPESKAPKFEEIKKIIGNPFQYAYDFDANESMLRAWVGQQKFPKLEDFASFTENNFIASDYKIKSLRSDKFFKNEYDVASFYAYLIQKEPAQVLNYLFEIAKANGLVDKNASINLNDIIDNNIFKIASDVKFNTTETNPVYSLDFNNQFLGFDSRGWISNLFLPKTVWDKTKTLINDSDIFKQLNQYSAVKVESTSTTSSTDASSGTGDGLYKSLQEAAKKIKEHLKTQSSSILKAGADGSSSGGGSAGGGGGGGAGGSGSAATSTTPTSIESEIKKFFSEKTQPLTTLKDLLLAFYFKAKELTNFSAWSKLGNDLDYKIVFEKQSTSGSASTGGGETLTTPSGLEDYKLTYYYKVFDKNTGVDKYQTPKIDLNLWVNKQDTQRTERDELNKAVLSIPPSFSLFYLKKEEFDKLKKDGSTEGTDSKTFEQTDAFKEIQSKIQENNKDLKLSVVSIDEDKISPQKFKVVNLQIEKTTPTAGEGSSTGQSVKSSLSFQVRIALDDLKQ from the coding sequence ATGCCTAAAAATACTAATAGATTAGCAATAGCACTAACCGCTGTTGGCGGTATTGCTATTTTTGCAACAACTATTGGGCTTGTAACTCGAATTCGCTATACAGGAGAAAATCCCCGAGCTGAGTTAGAAAATTTAGTTTCTCGAGTCCAAAATGTTGCCTTTAAATCTGATGTCTTTGATGATTCTACCACATATAGTCAAATAAAAGCACAACTTTTTGACCAAAGTGGAAAATTATTAGCTGGTACAGATTTAAATAAATTTATATCTTTTTACACACAGGTTAACTCCAAACTACGTAAATTTGAGCCAACTTTTGCACCAAATAAGCCATTTTTAGAATTTATTGACTTAATTCCAAATGATAATGATCAAAGTTTTGAGCTTCGTTTCCGTGCAAAGCACCAAATTGACAACAACCACACAGCATTTTCAACAATTATTTCTAAAAAAGTTTCTTACGCACAACGTTCACAATTTGCTCTTGCCGAATTTAATTCAAACTTAGAAAAAATAACCAAAAGTTTCAAAGAAAATATCCAAAATCTAAGAAGAACAGATTTTGGTTCAAGTGTTATAAATCCAAGTTTAACAGACCAAAAAATTGCATCCTTAACTCGTGCTGAAGATTTTGCCGCTGATATTAATAGAGCCGGAACTCAAAGCGAAGCTGTTGAAAAAATAAGTCAATATTTCCCTGATTTTCAAAAATTAATCAACGAATTAAATTTTGACAAAAATAATTTTTTTGCTTTCAAACAAGGAACAATTTACAATTTTAGTTTAGAAAAACATCCTGGAACAAATAATTTTATTTCAGTTGGTCCAAATTCAGTTCCTAGTTTTTTAGTTAAGGCTGAATTAAGTGATGATGCAAAATTTGAGCTTAAAAATTTCAATATCGAAGATGCCCAATTGCTTGAAAAAATTGACTTAGTTCCGCAGGGTAGTTCAAGTTTTGAATCAGGTCAAGGTCAAGAGACTGCTGAAAAACAAGCTAAACAGGCAACTTATTTTGCTGATGTAGACGATATTTTATCTAAAATTTCACTCAGAAAATTACAATTTATTGATTTTAAAGTCGGAAGTAACCCAGTTACTGATCAAGCTCAAGTTCAAGCCACAACTCAAGCTAGCTTATTAGTTTCTGGAAATCCAGAAATTAGACAATTAGTTCAAGTTGCCGCTGATCTTACCCAAGCTCAGACCCAGCCTCAAGCTGAGCAACCTACTGGGCAACAAGGAAGCACTGGAGAACAAGGAAGCGCAGGGACAGGAGGAATGGCAGCTGCAGGAGGAGCAGGATCAACTGGCGCAACCACAGAACAACAACCTGACGGACAAACTGGCGAACAACAACCTGAAACTACTCCAGCTGAACCCGAAGACGAAACAAAGGAATTAGTCAAATATCTTGAAATTTCAACTCGCACTATAAATGATTTTTTTGCTAGTTTTAATAAAAAAATATATTCTTCTGTTAGAGAAAAATCTAAAGAAGTAGTAGATAAAATAAATTCTGAATTATTAATTAAGCCAATTTCCCTTGATTTCGGTGAATTTAATAAATATTTTGACAAAAAACAACCTCAAGGTGTTGATTTTTATTTAGATCTTTCTAAGGCACAAGAAAAAGATGGCGTTAATTCAGACAATTCAAATCTTGAAATTCCGGTTGTTATTAATCTTTATTCAAGTTTTTTTGGTGACACAGAAAACAAACTTTTAGGATCTAAAACTTCAGTTTTTGAAATTCCTAATTTCAAGAAGGTTATGGCAGGGTCAGCAGGAACAGGTACAGATATTGCTTCTAATTTAGATACAGAGCGAAAAACATTCTATAATCTTGACGGTTTACCTACAACTTCTTCTTCTCAACCAACTTCAGTTACTGTTTCAACAGCAGCCGCAGCAACTACCCCAGGAAATAAACAAATTAGAATTGGTTCAACAACAGCTTATATTTCTAAAACTGAATTAGAAAATTTAATTGGAACTACTCAAACTAGTGGAACTGGTGGAGAGGGAACCGAGCAAACTCCCGAATCAAAAGCTCCTAAATTTGAAGAAATTAAGAAAATTATTGGAAATCCTTTCCAATATGCCTATGATTTTGATGCAAATGAGTCAATGCTAAGAGCTTGAGTTGGACAGCAAAAATTCCCTAAACTCGAAGATTTTGCAAGTTTTACAGAAAATAATTTCATTGCATCAGATTACAAAATAAAATCACTCAGATCTGATAAATTCTTCAAAAATGAATATGATGTTGCTTCCTTTTATGCGTATTTAATCCAAAAAGAACCTGCTCAGGTTTTAAATTATCTATTTGAAATTGCTAAAGCAAATGGTTTAGTTGATAAAAATGCTTCAATTAATCTAAATGATATAATAGATAACAATATTTTCAAAATTGCCTCAGATGTTAAATTTAATACAACTGAAACTAACCCAGTTTATTCGCTTGATTTTAACAACCAGTTTTTAGGTTTTGATTCTCGTGGTTGAATTTCTAATCTATTTTTACCAAAAACTGTTTGGGATAAAACAAAAACTTTAATTAATGACAGTGATATTTTTAAACAATTAAATCAATATTCAGCTGTAAAAGTTGAGTCAACTTCAACAACTAGTTCAACAGATGCAAGTTCAGGAACAGGCGATGGACTTTATAAATCATTGCAAGAAGCTGCTAAAAAAATTAAAGAACATCTAAAAACACAAAGTTCCTCAATTTTAAAAGCCGGTGCTGATGGATCTAGTTCTGGCGGTGGTTCTGCTGGTGGTGGCGGAGGAGGCGGAGCTGGTGGTTCAGGTTCAGCCGCTACTTCAACTACTCCAACTTCAATTGAATCTGAAATCAAAAAGTTCTTCAGTGAAAAAACACAACCACTTACCACTTTAAAAGATTTATTGCTAGCATTTTACTTTAAAGCTAAAGAATTAACCAACTTTAGTGCTTGATCAAAATTAGGTAATGATCTAGATTATAAGATTGTTTTTGAAAAACAGTCAACTTCAGGTTCAGCTTCAACAGGTGGAGGTGAAACTCTTACCACACCTTCTGGACTTGAGGACTATAAATTAACCTATTATTACAAGGTTTTTGACAAAAATACCGGTGTTGATAAATATCAAACTCCAAAAATTGACTTAAATTTATGAGTTAATAAACAAGATACTCAAAGAACTGAAAGAGATGAATTAAATAAAGCTGTCTTAAGTATTCCGCCATCATTTTCGCTATTTTATCTTAAAAAAGAAGAATTTGACAAGCTCAAAAAAGACGGATCTACTGAAGGTACTGACAGTAAAACCTTTGAACAAACCGATGCATTCAAAGAAATCCAATCAAAAATTCAAGAAAACAATAAAGATCTCAAACTCTCAGTTGTTTCAATAGACGAAGATAAAATCAGTCCGCAAAAATTCAAAGTTGTGAATTTGCAAATCGAAAAAACTACACCAACAGCTGGCGAAGGTTCTTCAACTGGTCAGTCAGTTAAATCAAGTCTTAGTTTCCAAGTTAGAATTGCACTAGACGATTTAAAACAATAA